The following DNA comes from Amycolatopsis albispora.
ACAACGAGTTCTTCCAGGCCCAGCGCGACGGCGCCGAGGTCATCCCGGGACGACTCGGCCGCAAGCCCGCGCACCTGGCCGACCGGCGGGCGACCGTCTACGCGCCACCCGAGTTCGGCGGTGACTTCGGTGACGAGATCCTGGCGCCGCTGAAGCCGATCGGCGGCCCGATCGACGTCGAAGGCGGCTGGGCCGACGCCGGCGACTACGTCAAGTTCACCTCCAACTCGGCGTATTCGCTGGCGGAGATGGGCTACGCGCTGCGCGGGCGGTACGACCGCGCGCTCGCCGACGAGGTCCGGTTCGGCCTGCGCTGGCTGGACAAGATGTGGGACGCGCGGACCGGCGTGCTGTACGCGCAGGTCGGCATCGGGACCGGCAGCGAGAAGTTCGGCTTCCTCGGTGATCACGACGTCTGGCGCCTGCCGGAAGCCGACGACGCGCGGCAGGTCGAGCCGGGGCATCCCGAGTACTTCGTCAAGCACCGCCCGGTGTTCCCGGCGAACGCGCCGGGTGAGGCGGTCAGCCCGAACCTCGCGGGCCGCGTCGCCGCCGCGTTCGCCTTGGGCGCGCAGGTCGAACGCGACAAGAACCTCGCACGCCAGTACCTCGACGAGGCCGCGTCGATCTTCGCCAAGGCCAAGACCACCGGCGTCGGCGAGCTGGTCACCGCCTTCCCGCATTCCTACTACCCGGAGTCGTCCTGGCGCGACGACCTCGAACTGGGTGCCACTCAGCTCGCGCTCGCGGGGCAGCGCCTCGGCGACCGGCGCGCGAAGGGCTGGACCGAGCAGGCCGTGCACTGGGCACGCGAGTACATCGCCGGGGACGACCGGAGCACGCTGAACCTCTACGACACGAGCGCGCTCGCACACGCCGACCTGGCCAGGTTGGCCCCGCAGGTGCGCGGTGAACTGGTCGCGGACCTGCGCCGCCAGCTCGACGAGGGCGTGGCCGGGGCGCAGGCGAGCCCGTTCCGCACGGCGGTGGACCTCACCCAGTTCGACGCCGCCACCAAGAGCTTCGGCTTCGCGGCCACCGCCCGGCTCTACCGCGGGGTCACCGGCGACGGCACCTACGACGCGTTCGGCACGCAGCAGCGCAACTTCGCGCTCGGCGCCAACGCGTGGGGTGTGTCGCTGGTGGTCGGCGCGGGCAGCCGGTATCCGAACTGCCCGCACCACCAGGTGGCAAATCTGAGCGGGAGTACCGAGCCGGGTGCGCGAATCCTCCACGGCGCGGTGGTCAACGGGCCGAACGGCACAGCCAACTTCGAGGGCCTCACCCCGCCGGACGGGGCCACGCCGTGCACCAAGCCACTGGCCGCCTTCGACACCCCCGACACCCGCTTCTTCGACGACGTCAGTTCATGGCCGAGTTCCGAACCGGCCATCGACTTCACTTCCACCGCGCTGCTGGCCTTCACGTTGAGTCCGTAAGCTCGGTTCGGTGACTGAGGAAAACGCAGCGGTGCCCGGCGAGCAGTACCCGGAGCACCCTCCGGAGAAGCACCGTGGCCCGGTTGTCCTGCGGCGTGAGCGGCGGTCCGAGGCCACCACCACCGACCAGCGGCTGCTGGATTCGCGCGGCCCGTCCGACTGGGTGCACACCGACCCGTGGCGGGTGCTGCGCATCCAGGCCGAGTTCGTCGAGGGCTTCGGGGCGCTGGCCGAGGTGCCGCGCGCGGTGACCGTGTTCGGCTCGGCACGCACCCCGCGTGAGCACCCGGAATACGAGCTGGGTCGCAAGATCGGCGGTGCGCTGGCCAGCGCCGGGTTCGCCACCATCACCGGTGGCGGGCCCGGTTCGATGGAGGCGGTCAACCGCGGCGCGTCCGAGGCGGGCGGGTTCTCCATCGGGCTCGGCATCGAGCTGCCGTTCGAGCAGGGCCTGAACCCGTGGGTCGATCTCGGCGTGAACTTCCGGTACTTCTTCACCCGCAAGACCATGTTCATCAAGTACTCGCAGGCCTTCATCTGCCTGCCCGGCGGGTTCGGCACGCTCGACGAGCTGTTCGAGGCGCTGACCCTGGTGCAGACCAAGAAGGTGACCAAGTTCCCGGTGGTGCTCTTCGGCACCGAGTACTGGGGCGGCCTGTACGACTGGATCGCGAAAACCCTGTTGCGCGAGGGCAAGATCGGGCAGAAGGATCTGGACCTGCTGTACCTCACCGACGACGTGGACGACGCGGTGGCCGTGGTGCAGGAGGCGTACAAGGCATGGGAGGAAGCCCACTAGTGAAGCGGGTCTGCGTGTTCTGCGGTTCCTCGCCCGGCAAGGGCACGGTCTACACCGAGCAGGCGGCCGCACTGGGGAAGCTGCTGGCCGAGCGCGGGATCGGGCTGGTCTACGGCGGCGCGAGCGTGGGCACCATGGGCGTGGTCGCCGACGCCGCGCTGGCCGCGGGCGGCGAGGTGATCGGCGTGATCCCCGGGCACCTGATGGACGCCGAGGTCGGGCACCACGGGCTGACCGAGCTGCACGTGGTCGCCACGATGCACGAGCGCAAGGCGAAGATGGCCGAGCTGTCCGACGGTTTCCTGGCGCTGCCGGGTGGCGCTGGCACGCTCGAGGAGCTGTTCGAGGTGTGGACCTGGGCGCAGCTGGGCCTGCACGCGAAACCGCTGGGCCTGGTGGACGTCGCGGGGTACTTCCAGCCGCTGCGGCAGTTCGTCGACCACATGGTGGACGAGGGCTTCCTGCGGCCGCAGCACCGCGAAATGGTGTCGGTGGACCCGGATCCGCGGGTGCTGCTGGAGATCTTCGAGTCCCACAACGGCGTGGCCGTGAACAAGTGGACCGGTCAGACGCCGAACTGATAGATGCTCGGCAGCCCGGCCACCGGCAGGCAGGCGGTCTCCGCGCCGAAGCAGACTTCGGTGCGGCTGAGGTCGATCTGCGCCGGCACGTCGGCGAAGGCGGGCACGTAGTACGCGACGCCCTCGCGCAACAGGGTGTCCGCCGCCGAGGCCAGGCCTTCGCGTAGCACGCCGGAATCCGCGCGTGCCTTGGGTTCCGGGGCGAAGGTGCCGAACGCGATGAACCGCGCGGCGCAGTCGTTCGCCGAGACCGGGGCGCAGGCGCCGTTGCTCGGGAAGCGCACCGAGGTGGGGAGCACGGCGTCGCCGGTCACCGCCGCGGGGAGTTCGGAGATGCGCAGGACCACCCCGAGCGTGGTGCGGCCGGTGGTCTCCGGCCTGCCGCGGAAGCGGGTGCTGGTGCCCTGCGCGACGCCCTGCGCCACAAAACCGGGGGCGCGGTAGGCGGGTCCGCTCGCCGCGGGCAGCGTCCGGACCGGCATCGGTTCGGGTGGCCGGGTCGTGGTGGTCGCGGGCGCGCTGGGCGCACCGGGCGCCGCCGGGCCGGATCCGCAGCCGGCCAGCAGGGCGGCCGTGCAGAAACCGGCCAGCCGTCTTCGGTGTCGATGCTCCATGCCGGTGCAGACGGTACCGCCGGAAGGCCCCTGACCGGGGTAACGTTTCGGGCGCCATAGGGTGTACTCATGAGTAGTCTCCAGACCTGGCAGGACCCCCGGTGGTCGGCCGGGGAGCTGGCCGAGGCCAAGGGCGAGCGCACGGTTTCGGTGGTGCTGCCCGCGCTGGACGAGGCCGAGACGGTCGGCGGGGTGGTCGCTTCGGTGCTGCCGCACGTCGGTCCGCTGGTGGACGAACTCGTCGTGGTCGACTCCGGTTCGACCGACAACACCGCCGAGGTCGCCGCCCGCGCCGGGGCGCGCGTGGTGCGGCGCGAGGACGTGCTGCCGGAGCTGCCGCCGTGGCCCGGCAAGGGTGAGGTGCTCTGGCGCGCGCTCGCCGCCACCACCGGTGATCTGGTGGTCTACCTCGACTCCGACCTGGTCGATCCCGATCCGGCGTTTGTGCCCGCGTTGCTCGGGCCACTGCTCACCACGTCGGGTGTGCACCTGGTCAAGGGCTTCTACCGCCGTCCGCTGCGCCTGGAGACCACCGAGCTGGGCACCGGCGGCGGCCGGGTCACCGAGCTGCTCGCGCGCCCGCTGCTGTCCGCGTTGCGCCCGCAGCTGTCCGGCCTGGTCCAGCCGCTCGGCGGCGAGTACGCGGCCACCCGTGAATTCCTCGAGTCGGTGCCGTTCGCCGCCGGGTACGGGGTGGAGATCGGTCTGCTGCTCGACGCCGAGTCGCGGTACGGCGTGGAGGCGCTCGCGCAGGTCAATCTCGGGGTGCGCAAGCATCGCAACCGGTCACTGCTGCAGCTGGGCGTGATGGCGCGGCAGATCCTCGGCACCGCGCTCGCCCGCTGCGGCATCGAGCAGGCCGGCGGGGAGCTGACCCAGTTCGTCCAGGTCTCCGGGGAGTGGCTGCCCGACGTCACCGACGTGCTGGTCGCGGACCGGCCGCCGATGCTCGAAGCCGCTCGTGCCGGCGAGGTCGTGCGTGGCCAGCACCACGGTGGCCCCGGGACACGCCCGTAGCACCCCGTCGAGCACACGCCGGGCGTGTGCCGGATCGAGCCCTTCGGTCGGTTCGTCGAGGATCAGCACGCGTGGCTGGGCCAGTACCGCGCGCGCCAGCGCCAGGCGACGTCGTTGCCCGCCGGAGAGCGTGGTCGCGTCGAGTTCCCAGTCGCAGTCCAGATCGGCGGCCTCGCAGGCGCGGCGCAGTTCGCCGTCACTGGCTTCGGGTGCGGCCAGCAGCAGGTTTTCCTTGACGCTGAACCGGAAGATGTGTGCGTGCGCGGTGGCGCCGCTGACGATCCGGGGGAGCTGCCCCGGGTCGAATTCGCTGAGCGGACGCCCGTTCGCGGTGACTTCGCCCGCCTGCGGTTCGAGCAGGCCGAGCAGGACGTGCAGCACGGTGGTTTTGCCCGAACCGCTCGGCCCGACCAACGCGACCCGGCTGCCCGGCGGCAGGTCCAGGTCCACCAGCGGCAGGTCGCGCGCGGTCGCCCCGGTCAGCCGCAGGTGCACCGGGCCGTCGGTCGCGTCGGCGGTACCGGGTTCGGGAGCCGGTTCGGCCAGCAGCACGCGCAACCGCCTGATCGACGCGCGTGCCTCGACCCAGCGCTGGGCGGCCGCGGGCAGCGGCAGCACCACCTCGAACGCGGCCAGCGCGCCGAGCGCGAGCGCGGCGGTCATCGGCGTGGACACCCCCGCGACCAGGCAGATGACCAGCGTGGTGCCGAGTTGCAGGGCCACCCCGGCGGCCGCGAGCGCGGGCACCCAGCGGGAGCGCTCGGTGGCGGCGAGTTCGCCGACGGCCGTCGAAGCCTTGTCCAGCGCGCGTTCTTCGGCACCGTAGGCAAGCAGTTCTTCCGCGCCCCGGACCAGGACAACGGCGTGCTCACCGACAGCCGCCCGCGCCGGGGCGCTCCGATCCGCGGCCTTCGTGGTCAGCCGGGCACAGCACCACGGCAGCAGGACACCGCCGAGGACCAGCCCGGTGGCCAGCGCGACCGCGGCTGGTGGTGAGAAGAACGCGCTGACCAGCACCGCGATCGACCCGGTCAAGGCGGCCACCCCGGCGGGCAGCAGGCAGCGCAGCACGGCGTCCTGCGCGGCGTCCACATCGGACACCACCCGCGCGAGCAGGTCGGCGTCGGAGGCGCGCTGGTCGCGGTGGGGCAGCAGCGCGCGGTACACCCGCGCCCGCACCTCGCCGATCGCCGACAGCACCACCTCGTGCCCGGCAAGGCGTTCGGCGTAACGCAGCGAACCACGCAGGAGCGCCAGCGTGCGCACGGCGACGATGGCCACGGTCAGCGCGGTGATCGGCGGGTGCTCGGCCGCGCGCAGCAGCAACCACGCCGCGATGCCCATCAACGCGAGCCCGGCGAGTTCGGCGGCCGTGGCGAGCAGGGCCGCCCAGAACAGTTTGCTCAGACGCATGTTTTCTCCCGCAGAAGACCGTGTCGTAGTTCGACCACACGCGTGGCCAGCCGGGTCATCGCGGGCCGGTGTGCGACCAGGACCGCGGTCCGCCCGTCGAGCAGTTTCGCCGCGGTGCGCAGGATCGCGGCTTCCGTGGCGGTGTCCAGGTGGGCGGTCGGCTCGTCGAACAGCAGCAGGTCGGCGTGTGGGCGCATGAGTGCGCGGGCCAGGCCGACGCGCTGGCGTTGCCCGGAGGACAGCCCGGTCGCGCGGTCGAAGTCGATCTCCGCGGCCTTCGCGGCGGCCGCCACGTCACCTTCGGCGCCCAGGCTGATGTTCTCGTGCAGGCTGCCGGGAAAGATCGTCGGCTGCTGCGGCACCCACGCCAGCTGCGCGCGCCACGCGGTCAGGTCGAGGTCACGCAGGTCGACGCCGTCGACCAGGACGCGGCCCGCGGTCGGCTGGACAAAGCCGAGCAACACCGCGAGCAGGGTGCTCTTGCCCGAGCCGCTCGGCCCGACCAGCGCCAGTCGCTCGCCGGGCCTGATCGTCAGATCCACATCGGACAGTGCATTGTGGTCGCGGTCCGGGTAGCGCACGGTGACGCCTTCGAGCCGGATCTCGCCGGTGCTCGGGATTCTGGTGCCGCTCGGGTGTGCTTGCGGGAGGGTGCGCACCTCCTC
Coding sequences within:
- a CDS encoding glycoside hydrolase family 9 protein, which translates into the protein MRRPALALLAALLLAPAVPATAAPATGELRVDQVGYGTTETKVAYLLGKTPAEGVPFRVVDARGKTVHTGRTPAATGSWNPGHPAVHPLDFSGVKQPGTYRLKLGSATSPEFRIGTGLFTPLARANNEFFQAQRDGAEVIPGRLGRKPAHLADRRATVYAPPEFGGDFGDEILAPLKPIGGPIDVEGGWADAGDYVKFTSNSAYSLAEMGYALRGRYDRALADEVRFGLRWLDKMWDARTGVLYAQVGIGTGSEKFGFLGDHDVWRLPEADDARQVEPGHPEYFVKHRPVFPANAPGEAVSPNLAGRVAAAFALGAQVERDKNLARQYLDEAASIFAKAKTTGVGELVTAFPHSYYPESSWRDDLELGATQLALAGQRLGDRRAKGWTEQAVHWAREYIAGDDRSTLNLYDTSALAHADLARLAPQVRGELVADLRRQLDEGVAGAQASPFRTAVDLTQFDAATKSFGFAATARLYRGVTGDGTYDAFGTQQRNFALGANAWGVSLVVGAGSRYPNCPHHQVANLSGSTEPGARILHGAVVNGPNGTANFEGLTPPDGATPCTKPLAAFDTPDTRFFDDVSSWPSSEPAIDFTSTALLAFTLSP
- a CDS encoding TIGR00730 family Rossman fold protein; the encoded protein is MTEENAAVPGEQYPEHPPEKHRGPVVLRRERRSEATTTDQRLLDSRGPSDWVHTDPWRVLRIQAEFVEGFGALAEVPRAVTVFGSARTPREHPEYELGRKIGGALASAGFATITGGGPGSMEAVNRGASEAGGFSIGLGIELPFEQGLNPWVDLGVNFRYFFTRKTMFIKYSQAFICLPGGFGTLDELFEALTLVQTKKVTKFPVVLFGTEYWGGLYDWIAKTLLREGKIGQKDLDLLYLTDDVDDAVAVVQEAYKAWEEAH
- a CDS encoding TIGR00730 family Rossman fold protein; this encodes MKRVCVFCGSSPGKGTVYTEQAAALGKLLAERGIGLVYGGASVGTMGVVADAALAAGGEVIGVIPGHLMDAEVGHHGLTELHVVATMHERKAKMAELSDGFLALPGGAGTLEELFEVWTWAQLGLHAKPLGLVDVAGYFQPLRQFVDHMVDEGFLRPQHREMVSVDPDPRVLLEIFESHNGVAVNKWTGQTPN
- a CDS encoding glucosyl-3-phosphoglycerate synthase; the protein is MSSLQTWQDPRWSAGELAEAKGERTVSVVLPALDEAETVGGVVASVLPHVGPLVDELVVVDSGSTDNTAEVAARAGARVVRREDVLPELPPWPGKGEVLWRALAATTGDLVVYLDSDLVDPDPAFVPALLGPLLTTSGVHLVKGFYRRPLRLETTELGTGGGRVTELLARPLLSALRPQLSGLVQPLGGEYAATREFLESVPFAAGYGVEIGLLLDAESRYGVEALAQVNLGVRKHRNRSLLQLGVMARQILGTALARCGIEQAGGELTQFVQVSGEWLPDVTDVLVADRPPMLEAARAGEVVRGQHHGGPGTRP